Proteins encoded together in one Telopea speciosissima isolate NSW1024214 ecotype Mountain lineage chromosome 6, Tspe_v1, whole genome shotgun sequence window:
- the LOC122664602 gene encoding pentatricopeptide repeat-containing protein At5g42310, chloroplastic, which yields MNMLLLPATPLTRVPSMHVSSPILLRHFHLFPPLNTTLNSNSATPATAGNIHTLTSSSSPTDDLTSLQNRRYDFSPLLRFLSSKSPTENNESISDTDSPTSLDPTELRLAESYRAVPAPLWRSLLKSLCSSSSTLDTAYALVSWLRKHNLCFSYELLYSILIHALGRSDKLYEAFLLSQQQTLTPLTYNALIGACARNNDLDKALHLMSRMRRDGYQTDFVNYSLIIQSLTRTNKMESPVLQKLYQEMESDKIELDSQLLNDLIMAFAKSGDPDRAMFFLAMVQGQGLSPKTATLVALISALGNLGRTVEAEVIFEEMKEGGLKPRTRAYNALLKGYVKAGSLRDAESIVSEMETSEVSPDEHTYSLLIDAYANAGRWESARIVLKEMEASNVQPNSYVFSRILASYRDRGEWQKSFSVLKEMRNSGVRPDRHFYNVMIDTFGKYNCLEHAMAAFERMKEDGIQPDTVTWNTLIDCHRKSGRHDRADELFAAMEESGCSPCTTTYNIMINSLGEQEKWEELKNLLGKMQSQGLLPNVVTYTTLVDIYGQSGRFTDAVECLEVLKSTGLKPSSTMYNALVNAYAQRGLSEQAVNTFRVMRADGLKPSVLVLNSLINAFGEDRRDAEAFSVLQYMKENHLKPDVVTYTTLMKALIRVEKFEKVPAVYEEMIFSGCTPDRKARAMLRSALRYMKQALKS from the exons ATGAACATGCTTCTTCTGCCCGCTACTCCACTCACTCGTGTCCCATCTATGCACGTTTCATCTCCGATTCTCCTCCGTCACTTCCATCTCTTTCCACCACTTAACACCACCCTCAACTCCAACTCCGCCACTCCTGCAACCGCCGGCAACATTCATACCTTAACCTCCTCGTCTTCGCCCACTGACGACCTCACTTCCCTCCAAAATCGACGGTACGATTTCAGTCCTCTTCTTCGCTTCCTCTCTTCCAAGTCCCCCACTGAGAACAACGAATCTATCTCTGATACCGACTCACCCACTTCCCTCGATCCCACAGAGCTCCGACTCGCCGAGTCATATCGAGCGGTCCCTGCTCCACTCTGGCGCTCCCTCCTCAAATCCTTATGTTCTTCGTCTTCTACTCTCGACACAGCTTATGCCCTCGTTTCCTGGCTTCGAAAGCACAACCTCTGTTTCTCTTACGAGTTACTCTACTCCATTCTCATCCATGCCCTCGGCCGCTCCGATAAGCTATACGAAGCGTTCCTGCTCTCTCAACAGCAAACACTGACCCCTTTAACCTACAACGCCCTAATTGGTGCCTGTGCCCGCAACAATGATCTCGATAAGGCCCTCCATTTGATGTCTCGGATGCGCCGCGATGGTTACCAGACAGATTTTGTCAATTACAGCCTTATCATCCAATCGCTCACCCGTACCAATAAGATGGAATCGCCGGTGCTGCAGAAATTGTACCAGGAGATGGAGTCCGATAAGATCGAGCTCGACAGCCAGCTCCTGAATGACCTCATCATGGCATTTGCCAAGTCTGGGGATCCTGACCGTGCAATGTTCTTCTTGGCCATGGTTCAAGGCCAAGGTTTGAGTCCCAAGACTGCTACTCTTGTTGCGCTAATCTCTGCTCTGGGGAATCTGGGTCGTACTGTGGAGGCCGAAGTGATTTTCgaagagatgaaagaagggGGCTTGAAGCCCAGAACTCGAGCTTACAATGCGCTTCTTAAAGGATATGTGAAGGCAGGTTCCTTGAGAGACGCTGAATCCATCGTGTCGGAGATGGAGACTAGTGAGGTATCGCCCGACGAACACACGTACAGCCTTCTTATAGATGCTTACGCAAATGCTGGTCGATGGGAGAGCGCGAGAATTGTCCTGAAAGAAATGGAGGCCAGTAATGTGCAGCCTAATTCTTATGTGTTCAGTAGGATATTGGCGAGTTATCGAGACAGGGGGGAGTGGCAGAAATCGTTTTCGGTTCTTAAGGAGATGAGGAATTCTGGCGTCCGCCCAGATAGACATTTCTACAATGTCATGATCGATACCTTTGGAAAGTATAATTGTCTTGAGCATGCCATGGCTGCATTCGAACGGATGAAAGAAGACGGGATTCAGCCTGACACAGTTACTTGGAACACGCTGATCGATTGCCACCGCAAGTCAGGTCGCCATGACAGAGCTGATGAGCTCTTTGCAGCCATGGAGGAGAGCGGATGCTCGCCTTGCACCACAACATACAATATCATGATCAACTCTCTTGGGGAGCAGGAGAAGTGGGAGGAGTTGAAGAATTTGCTGGGAAAGATGCAAAGCCAAGGTTTATTACCTAATGTTGTCACATATACCACGCTTGTCGACATTTATGGGCAATCTGGGAGGTTTACAGATGCGGTTGAGTGCTTGGAGGTCTTGAAGTCTACAGGGTTGAAACCATCCTCAACAATGTACAACGCTTTGGTCAATGCATATGCGCAAAGG GGTTTGTCTGAGCAAGCAGTAAATACATTTAGGGTAATGAGAGCAGATGGCCTAAAGCCTAGTGTTTTAGTCCTCAATTCATTAATTAATGCATTTGGTGAAGACAGAAGGGATGCTGAAGCTTTTTCCGTATTGCAGTACATGAAGGAAAAT CACTTGAAGCCAGATGTAGTCACATATACCACCCTTATGAAAGCTCTAATCCGGGTTGAGAAGTTTGAAAAG GTTCCAGCTGTTTATGAAGAAATGATTTTTTCTGGGTGTACTCCAGATAGGAAAGCTAGAGCTATGTTGCGGTCAGCTCTGAGATACATGAAGCAGGCACTGAAGTCATAA